The Bacillus sp. B-jedd sequence AACTATCTTGGCCTGGCAACAGACGAGAGGCTTAAGAAAGCAGCGGAACAGGCGATCGAACAATTCGGTGTCGGAGCAGGTGCTGTCAGGACGATCAACGGGACACTTGAGCTCCATGTCAAACTGGAGGAAAAGCTGGCTGAATTTAAAGGCACGGAAGCTGCGATTGCCTACCAATCTGGTTTCAATTGCAATATGGCTGCGATTTCTGCCGTCATGGATAAAAATGATGCCATTCTTTCCGATGAGCTGAACCACGCTTCCATTATCGATGGCTGCAGGCTGTCTCGTGCGAAAATTATCCGTTTCAACCATTCGGATATGGAAGACCTTCGCGCAAAGGCAAAAGAAGCCAGGGAATCCGGACTTTATAAAAAATTGATGGTCATTACAGATGGTGTCTTTTCAATGGATGGCGACATTGCCCTACTCCCTGAAATTGTTGAAATTGCCGAGGAATTCGACCTAATGACGTATGTAGATGATGCCCACGGTTCAGGCGTGTTAGGAAAAGGCGCAGGGACAGTGAAGCACTTTGGCCTTCAGGATAAAATCGACTTCCAAATAGGGACATTGTCAAAAGCGATCGGTGTTGTCGGCGGATACGTCGCAGGGAAGAAAAACCTGATCGACTGGCTTAAGGTGAGAAGCCGGCCATTCCTTTTCTCAACATCCCTCACACCAGCGGATGTGGCCGCATCCATTGCTTCCATTGATATTTTGACAGAAAGCACTGAGTTAAATGAGCGCCTCTGGGAAAACGGAAACTACTTGAAAAAAGGCCTGAAAAATCTTGGCTTCAATATTGGAGACAGCGAGACGCCGATTACGCCATGCATCATAGGGGAAGAAAAGCTGACCCAGGAATTCAGCAAAAGGCTGAACGATGAAGGTGTCTACGCAAAATCGATCGTATTCCCAACTGTACCCGCTGGAACAGGAAGGGTGCGCAATATGCCAACCGCGGCCCATACAAAGGATATGCTCGATAAAGCCATTTCTATCTACGAAAAAGTCGGCAAAGAAATGGGCGTCATTAAATAACTCAACTAACGATAAACTGAATCTGGCTTTGCATATGGGGAGGATACCTGCAATGAAACGAATCATGATTACCGGCGCCCTTGGGCAGATAGGCTCTGAGCTGACACTTAGGCTCCGTGAAATTTACGGAAACGACAATGTTATCGCAACAGACATTAAGCAAAACTCAGAAAATGAAGCGGCTTTGAGCGGACCGTATGAGATTCTTGATGTAACAGATGGGAACAGAATGGTGGAGATTGCAAAAAAATATAACGTGGACGCCGTGATGCACCTTGCCGCGCTCCTATCGGCGACAGCGGAAGCTAAGCCGGTCTTCGCCTGGAACCTGAATATGGGCGGATTGATGAATGCACTCGAAACAGCTCGTGAGGTTGATGCACAATTCTTTACGCCTAGTTCGATCGGCGCGTTTGGCCCTTCAACTCCGAAGGACGGTACCCCGCAGGATACAATCATGCGCCCAGTGACCATGTACGGAGTCAATAAAGTTGCCGGCGAGCTTCTTTCCGATTATTACTACCATAAATTTGGAGTCGATACACGCGGGGTTCGTTTCCCCGGGCTGATCTCCTATGTGGCTCCTCCTGGCGGGGGCACGACCGATTATGCGGTCGAAATTTATTATGAGGCTGTCAAAAATAAAAGATACGCGTCTTTTATTGATAAGGGCACCTATATGGACATGATGTATATGCCTGACGCCTTGAACGCGATTGTGAACCTAATGGAAGCGGACCCTGCAAAGCTGGTCCACAGAAACTCTTTCAATGTGACAGCAATGAGTTTCGATCCAGAAGGGGTTGCGGAGGAAATCAGGAAGCATATCCCTGAATTCGAGTTGACGTATGCGGTAGACCCGGTGCGCCAAAAAATAGCCGACAGCTGGCCAAACTCACTGGATGCTTCAGCCGCGGCACAGGAGTGGGGATTCAAGGCTGAGTACGACCTAGCTTTCATGACTAAAGACATGCTTGAGAAAGTAAGCAAAAAAATGTAAACACAAGAGCCTGAGCGGATGATGTGAATCTTCCGTTCAGGCTCTTTTTCAGCGCTAAAGATAAAAACGGCCATGGCATGCCGTTTTTATTTTTTGCTGATGTAAATGAGTTTTTCTTTCTGCTCTGTCACTTTCCCGATAACAGAAGCTTCTTCAAGGCCTAAAGCGTGAAGGTCTGCAACATAATTCACAGCCTGATCGGCAGGCATCGAGACAAGAAGTCCGCCGGATGTAATTGCATCACAGGCAATTAACTGCTCTTCGACAGAAAGTCCATTGTACAGAATATCGTCTTTCAGCCAGGCGTGGTTTGATTTCGAGCCGCCAGGGACGACTCCATCCCGGGCCAATTCCAACGTTCCTTCCAAATAAGGGACTTTGGCAAAATCGACTTCAAAGCTGACCTTGCTTCCGCCCGCCATCTCGCTTCCATGGCCGAGCAGGCCGAAGCCTGTCACATCCGTAACGGCATGCGGAGTGTATTTTTTCAGTGCCTCGGCGGCAGTCTTATTCAGCATCGCCATAACCGACGTTACTTTTTCCTCCTGCTCGGCCGTTACCGCGCCGCGTTTGATGCCTGTTGTCATAATTCCGACACCGAGCGGCTTGGTTAACACAAGCGCGTCACCCGGGACGGCACCAACATTTTTCCACACTTTTTCCGGATGGACGAGCCCCGTGACGGATAAACCGAATTTCGGTTCCTGGTCGTCGATGGAATGGCCGCCAATTGTAAGCGCGCCAGCTTCCTTCACTTTATCTCCGGCACCGCGCAGTATTTCCGACAACATTTCCGGTCCGAGTTTTTTTATCGGATACCCGACGATATTCAGGACTGTCTTCGGGTCGCCGCCCATTGCATATACATCACTCAAAGAATTGGCGGCAGCAATTTGCCCAAACATATAGGGGTCATCCACAATAGGAGTGAAATAATCCACTGTCTGGATCAATGCAATCGATTCTGTTAATAGATAAACTCCCGCATCATCGGAAGTCTCATGCCCGACCAAAAGCTCCGGGACTGGGTCTTGCTTTGGCAAAAGGCGCAAAACTTGCGCCAGGTCCTCAGGACCAATTTTGCAGCCTCAACCTGCTTTCGTTGATAAAGAGGTCAGGCGGATTTTTTCCTGCTCGCTCAATTTGTCCACCTCCATCCATAGTATACCTTTAACAAGTGAATTCTGCATGCTGGCAGGCAGAAGATTTGCGAAAGTTTTTCAGGATATACTACAATGGCTTTATCATTAATTGACAATGATGGAGGTTTTTTGCATGAAAGGGTATGAAGTTAAAGTCGAATTTTGCATGATGTGAAATTATGCGCCTAAAGCCGCGAGTTTCGCGGAAGAACTCTTTACTCATTTTCGCCAGAATATTAAGGTGATGGAATTAATTCCCGCTAAGGGGGGAATATTCGAGGTTACCGTTAACGGCGAGAAGCTCTATTCAAAAAATGACACAGGCCTTTTCCCAAAGGCCGCTGAGGTAATCAGCAAGATGGAATCTCTATAAACCAGCAAGCTCTCCGGAAGATTTCCCGGGGAGCTTGTTTTTTCGTTGTTTAGGAAATTATAAAATAATACTGTGTGTATAACTTCAGACAAGTTATTTGAATCCAGCTCCAGCGCCTAGCCCCTCGAGGTCATAAGCCATATCCCTCCGGAGGGCAGGCCCATCCTCCGGGCTCCGTCTTATGCTGGTCGGGGCTGATCAAGGCGCTTGCGCATTTTGTCCCTCAATTTCTCCACATTCTCTTGTCAGGAAAAATGGTATAATGGAGGCGCGATATTATAGGTAAAGGAGTTTTCCTATTGAAACAGTTGCTTCGGTCAATTCCGCCAGTCCATGAGCTTCAGCAGGACAGCCGCTTTAAAGAATTGCTTTTGGAAACGAATATGGATCCAAGCCACCTTGTCGAACAGGTCCGGTTTGTGATCGATGAGGTGAGGGACGGCATTTTATCCGGTAATTGGGATGGTCCTGCTCCCGGCACAGCCCCGTTTGCCGATTTCTTCTTTATCAGGCTCGCTGAAAAGGTGGGGCATATGTACTCATACACCCTCAAAAAAGTAATCAATGCGACAGGAACCATTTTACATACAAACCTTGGCCGCGCAAGGCTCAGCGAGGAAGCCATCCGCCACGCGGCAGAAGTTGCCGGCAATTATTCCAATCTCGAGTATAAGCTTCAGGAAGGGGAGCGGGGATCTAGGCACAGCCATATCGAAAACCTCTTAAAGGAAATTACAGGTGCAGAGGCTGCCATGGTCGTCAATAATAATGCCGCAGCGGTCTATTTAATTTTGCGCGCGCTTGCAAAAGACAAGGAGGTAATCGTTTCGAGGGGACAGCTTGTCGAAATTGGCGGATCCTTCAGAATTTCTTCCATTATGGGAGAAAGCGGAGCACAGCTTGTTGAAGTCGGAACGACTAATAAAACTCACCTGTATGATTACGAAAATGCTGTCAATGAAAACACAGCGATGATCATGAAGGTACATACTAGCAATTTTAAAACGATTGGTTTTACGAAATCAGTCGAAACAGATGAACTGGTCCAGCTTACCGATAGCTTGGATAATATTATTTTTTATGAAGACCTTGGCAGCGGGGCACTATATGATTTCAAAAAACACGGCATCGGCGAGGAGCCCCATGTAAAGGAAGTGCTTGGAATGGGGGCGGACATCGTATCTTTCAGCGGGGATAAGCTGCTTGGCGGACCTCAGGCGGGAATCATTGCGGGCAAAAAGGATCATATTGATAAAATAAAAAAACATCAGCTTGCAAGAGTGGTCAGGGTTGATAAAATGACTTTAGCCGCACTTGAAGGAACACTACTCGACTACGCGAAGGGTGAAGCCGGGATTAGGAATATACCAACTGTCAACAATCTGTTAACAAGCCCTGATGAATTAAAAGGGCGGTCAGAACAATTTATCAAGAACCTTTTTGCAAAAACGGATAGGTATAAAGGAGAAGCGATCCCTTCAATGGGCCAGGTTGGCGGGGGCACAATGCCTGATGTCAATCTTCCGTCTTATTCCGTTTCACTTTCGCATAAAACACTATCCGCTGGCCAGCTGGCCGAAAAACTAAGGCTGGAAACTGAACAGCCAATCATAGCCCGAATCCAGAATGAAGAAGTCATCCTGGACTTAAGGACAGTTTCCTCTGAAGAAGAGTCCATCATCCTTCATTCATTGGCTAAATGGTGATATGACCAATATAGAAAGCCCCCTGAAATGTTCATCCAGGGGGCTTTTTTCCTCACATATCATGGTGTGAATTGTGCTTTTGCCTTGAATGCTGGCGATTTTTCACTTTGTGCGAACCACTCATGGGTTCCGGCTGGCTGGTATTTTGCACACTCTGGGCATTTTTTCGGATATCTTTTTTCGCCATTTCCATCCCTCCTGCTATTAGAATGTGTTCTATAATTGAAATTATCCTTAAGGCAGGCATTGGCACTCTTTATTAAGGCTGTTTGTTTTTGCCTGAATATTTCATGGAATTTCGCACATTTTAACGGTACAAGCTCAACATCATGAAGGAGTGGACACCATGCCGTACCATAAAAATAA is a genomic window containing:
- the selD gene encoding selenide, water dikinase SelD encodes the protein MEVDKLSEQEKIRLTSLSTKAGUGCKIGPEDLAQVLRLLPKQDPVPELLVGHETSDDAGVYLLTESIALIQTVDYFTPIVDDPYMFGQIAAANSLSDVYAMGGDPKTVLNIVGYPIKKLGPEMLSEILRGAGDKVKEAGALTIGGHSIDDQEPKFGLSVTGLVHPEKVWKNVGAVPGDALVLTKPLGVGIMTTGIKRGAVTAEQEEKVTSVMAMLNKTAAEALKKYTPHAVTDVTGFGLLGHGSEMAGGSKVSFEVDFAKVPYLEGTLELARDGVVPGGSKSNHAWLKDDILYNGLSVEEQLIACDAITSGGLLVSMPADQAVNYVADLHALGLEEASVIGKVTEQKEKLIYISKK
- a CDS encoding glycine C-acetyltransferase — encoded protein: MSSKTLEQFLDTNLGDLKEKGLYNVIDPLESPNGPMIKIKGRELINLSSNNYLGLATDERLKKAAEQAIEQFGVGAGAVRTINGTLELHVKLEEKLAEFKGTEAAIAYQSGFNCNMAAISAVMDKNDAILSDELNHASIIDGCRLSRAKIIRFNHSDMEDLRAKAKEARESGLYKKLMVITDGVFSMDGDIALLPEIVEIAEEFDLMTYVDDAHGSGVLGKGAGTVKHFGLQDKIDFQIGTLSKAIGVVGGYVAGKKNLIDWLKVRSRPFLFSTSLTPADVAASIASIDILTESTELNERLWENGNYLKKGLKNLGFNIGDSETPITPCIIGEEKLTQEFSKRLNDEGVYAKSIVFPTVPAGTGRVRNMPTAAHTKDMLDKAISIYEKVGKEMGVIK
- a CDS encoding L-threonine 3-dehydrogenase yields the protein MKRIMITGALGQIGSELTLRLREIYGNDNVIATDIKQNSENEAALSGPYEILDVTDGNRMVEIAKKYNVDAVMHLAALLSATAEAKPVFAWNLNMGGLMNALETAREVDAQFFTPSSIGAFGPSTPKDGTPQDTIMRPVTMYGVNKVAGELLSDYYYHKFGVDTRGVRFPGLISYVAPPGGGTTDYAVEIYYEAVKNKRYASFIDKGTYMDMMYMPDALNAIVNLMEADPAKLVHRNSFNVTAMSFDPEGVAEEIRKHIPEFELTYAVDPVRQKIADSWPNSLDASAAAQEWGFKAEYDLAFMTKDMLEKVSKKM
- the selA gene encoding L-seryl-tRNA(Sec) selenium transferase, whose protein sequence is MKQLLRSIPPVHELQQDSRFKELLLETNMDPSHLVEQVRFVIDEVRDGILSGNWDGPAPGTAPFADFFFIRLAEKVGHMYSYTLKKVINATGTILHTNLGRARLSEEAIRHAAEVAGNYSNLEYKLQEGERGSRHSHIENLLKEITGAEAAMVVNNNAAAVYLILRALAKDKEVIVSRGQLVEIGGSFRISSIMGESGAQLVEVGTTNKTHLYDYENAVNENTAMIMKVHTSNFKTIGFTKSVETDELVQLTDSLDNIIFYEDLGSGALYDFKKHGIGEEPHVKEVLGMGADIVSFSGDKLLGGPQAGIIAGKKDHIDKIKKHQLARVVRVDKMTLAALEGTLLDYAKGEAGIRNIPTVNNLLTSPDELKGRSEQFIKNLFAKTDRYKGEAIPSMGQVGGGTMPDVNLPSYSVSLSHKTLSAGQLAEKLRLETEQPIIARIQNEEVILDLRTVSSEEESIILHSLAKW
- a CDS encoding small acid-soluble spore protein P, producing MAKKDIRKNAQSVQNTSQPEPMSGSHKVKNRQHSRQKHNSHHDM